Proteins from one Chroococcidiopsis sp. CCMEE 29 genomic window:
- a CDS encoding IS630 family transposase codes for MKLKDARHLSAKAQEALRYRVVNAVESGMSKSEAARVFNVSRTAVHNWTKVVASSGATSLKARKRGPRASSRLLPHQAATAVRLMEQKCPDALGLPFYLWTREAVQQFLAQRYELSVSVWTIGRYLKKWGFTPQKPLRRAYEQDRKAVQYWLETEYPQICRKAHQEKAQIHWGDEMGVRSDYQAGRSYGRTGQTPVVLGTGKRFSCNMISTITNRGKLYFKLFTQRFDAALMLDFLRRLIRQCDQKVFLIVDSHPVHRSHVVKSWVERHAARIRLFFLPSYSPELNPNELLNHDVKANAVGRQRPRNQTQMINNIRSYLRSTQRHPNVVQNFFHEKHVAYAAA; via the coding sequence ATGAAACTCAAAGACGCTCGCCATCTGTCAGCCAAAGCTCAAGAAGCACTTCGCTACCGAGTGGTAAATGCAGTCGAGAGCGGTATGAGTAAATCAGAAGCAGCGCGTGTTTTCAACGTTTCGCGTACAGCAGTGCATAACTGGACAAAAGTGGTAGCTTCCAGCGGTGCGACATCGTTGAAAGCAAGAAAGCGTGGTCCTCGTGCTAGCTCACGTCTGCTCCCCCATCAAGCGGCAACAGCAGTGAGGTTAATGGAGCAAAAGTGTCCAGACGCTTTAGGATTACCATTTTACTTATGGACACGCGAAGCAGTGCAACAGTTTTTGGCTCAACGGTATGAGCTATCGGTGTCAGTGTGGACAATAGGGCGTTATCTCAAGAAATGGGGTTTTACACCACAAAAACCGCTGCGTCGGGCATACGAACAGGATCGCAAGGCAGTGCAGTACTGGTTAGAAACTGAGTATCCCCAGATTTGTCGTAAAGCCCATCAAGAAAAAGCACAAATTCACTGGGGAGACGAAATGGGAGTCCGCTCGGATTATCAAGCAGGACGTTCCTATGGACGAACTGGACAAACGCCAGTTGTGTTAGGGACAGGTAAGCGCTTTAGCTGCAATATGATTTCAACAATTACCAATCGTGGCAAGCTGTACTTCAAGTTATTCACACAACGGTTTGATGCCGCGCTCATGCTTGATTTCCTGCGGCGTTTGATTCGTCAGTGTGACCAAAAGGTGTTTCTGATTGTAGATAGTCATCCTGTGCATCGCTCTCACGTAGTTAAAAGCTGGGTTGAGCGTCATGCCGCTCGCATCCGCCTGTTTTTCTTGCCTTCTTATAGCCCTGAACTAAACCCAAATGAGCTACTCAACCATGATGTTAAAGCCAATGCTGTTGGGCGGCAACGTCCCAGAAATCAAACACAGATGATTAACAACATCCGTAGCTATTTACGTAGCACACAACGTCACCCTAACGTTGTGCAAAACTTCTTCCACGAGAAACACGTTGCTTATGCAGCTGCCTAG
- a CDS encoding DsbA family protein — protein sequence MSDVIPNDTPGSRNQLVVPPSEQDHWQGSLNARVVLVEYGDYQCPQCGELYTSIKAIQRQLEATLYGKDSLCFVFRHFPQPQIHPQAQKAAVATEAAGAQGQFWQMYEILLENQQELGNGYLAEYADRLGLNVPQFLRDIARGTYLERINQDIESGIRSGVTDAPALFINGTRYRNALEIEPLLAAIVESGNFS from the coding sequence ATGAGCGATGTGATTCCTAATGACACACCTGGCAGTCGCAATCAGTTAGTTGTACCTCCTTCTGAGCAAGACCATTGGCAAGGATCATTGAATGCCCGCGTTGTGCTCGTTGAGTATGGGGATTATCAATGTCCTCAATGTGGTGAACTTTATACCTCAATTAAGGCAATTCAACGCCAGCTTGAGGCGACCCTATATGGGAAAGATTCTCTATGCTTTGTATTCCGACATTTTCCTCAACCTCAAATCCACCCTCAAGCTCAAAAGGCAGCAGTAGCGACAGAAGCAGCAGGGGCACAAGGTCAGTTTTGGCAGATGTACGAAATCTTACTGGAGAATCAACAAGAGTTAGGAAATGGCTACCTTGCCGAGTACGCTGATCGTTTGGGACTCAACGTTCCTCAATTTCTGCGAGATATCGCAAGAGGGACGTATCTTGAGCGCATTAATCAAGATATCGAAAGTGGAATACGCAGCGGAGTGACCGACGCTCCAGCTTTATTCATCAATGGCACTCGATATCGCAACGCTTTAGAAATTGAGCCACTACTAGCTGCAATTGTTGAATCAGGAAATTTTTCATAG
- a CDS encoding zinc-dependent alcohol dehydrogenase family protein: MQLMKAAVLTAFGGGNGFEIQEVPKPNPKPHQVLVRVHATSLNPVDYQIRRGDYQNLVKLPAILGVDISGVIEAVGESVTTFKVGDEVYYSPQLFSESGSYAEYHVADEQIVAHKPANLSHLEAACFPLAAGTAWDCLVTRGQLQVGESVLIHAGAGGVGSFAIQLAKAMGAYVFTTCSFKNHDLVKKLGADHAIDYKAEDYVEVIQRVTNNKGVDLLLDTIGGETIQRSPQVVRPYGRLVSIVDIATPQSLLEAWAKNLTVHFVISPQYRAKLDSLRHLIERNQLHSVIDSVMPWTQVAQAHQRLEQGGTKGKVVLQVVEG, encoded by the coding sequence ATGCAATTGATGAAAGCTGCTGTTCTAACAGCGTTTGGTGGTGGCAATGGGTTCGAGATTCAGGAAGTTCCCAAACCAAACCCAAAACCGCATCAAGTGTTAGTGCGAGTTCATGCCACGTCGCTCAATCCAGTTGATTATCAGATTCGTCGTGGAGATTATCAGAATTTGGTAAAGTTACCTGCCATTCTTGGTGTGGACATTTCCGGTGTCATTGAAGCTGTTGGAGAATCTGTCACGACTTTCAAAGTCGGTGATGAAGTGTACTACTCACCGCAGCTTTTTAGTGAATCGGGGAGTTACGCAGAGTATCACGTTGCAGATGAGCAGATCGTTGCTCATAAACCAGCAAACTTATCACACCTGGAAGCCGCCTGTTTTCCGCTGGCTGCGGGGACAGCATGGGACTGTTTAGTGACTAGAGGTCAGTTACAAGTAGGTGAGTCTGTCTTAATTCATGCGGGCGCAGGTGGCGTTGGTTCATTTGCCATTCAGTTAGCGAAAGCAATGGGCGCTTACGTTTTTACAACTTGTAGTTTCAAGAATCACGACTTGGTCAAAAAACTAGGAGCAGATCATGCAATTGATTATAAGGCTGAAGATTACGTTGAAGTCATCCAGCGTGTAACTAATAACAAAGGCGTTGACCTCCTCTTAGATACTATTGGTGGAGAAACTATTCAGCGGAGTCCCCAAGTGGTCCGCCCCTATGGTCGACTCGTCAGCATTGTCGATATTGCAACTCCTCAGTCATTACTAGAAGCATGGGCTAAAAACTTAACCGTACATTTTGTTATTAGCCCTCAATATCGCGCCAAATTAGATTCACTTAGACATTTAATTGAACGCAATCAGCTACATTCTGTGATTGATTCTGTAATGCCTTGGACTCAAGTAGCACAAGCCCATCAGCGTTTAGAACAAGGCGGCACAAAAGGCAAAGTGGTTCTACAAGTTGTTGAAGGTTAA
- a CDS encoding helix-turn-helix domain-containing protein: MTKQQAHSLDKNFVAPQSRESNSQPTVAYIVEHTLGCKWMLEVLRLIRTEINRPGAMTRSLDGLTTKVLNERLSDLLNFGIVEKIIYPEIPPRVEYILTEFGHRFVRILDTIDELEQFRSKS; encoded by the coding sequence ATGACGAAACAACAAGCTCACAGCCTTGACAAAAATTTTGTTGCTCCTCAAAGTCGAGAGAGTAACTCTCAACCAACAGTTGCCTACATTGTTGAGCATACGTTGGGTTGTAAATGGATGCTGGAAGTTCTGCGCTTGATTCGTACAGAGATTAACCGCCCAGGAGCAATGACTCGTTCCCTGGACGGATTAACGACGAAAGTGCTTAATGAAAGGCTATCTGACCTGTTGAACTTTGGCATTGTCGAGAAGATTATTTATCCAGAAATTCCCCCGCGTGTAGAGTATATACTTACAGAATTTGGTCATCGCTTCGTAAGAATTCTGGACACAATTGATGAGTTAGAACAATTTCGTAGCAAAAGCTGA